The following proteins come from a genomic window of candidate division Zixibacteria bacterium HGW-Zixibacteria-1:
- a CDS encoding cupin domain-containing protein: MQVIRIKDGERYEPEKDWKRISLCSQADISIEHFIKPPKHQSPEHNHPNAQVLVVLKGKIVVTGPSEEYELGEGDTIYIPGDEMHVVKNPLDEISIGLDIFVPGRSFDFWLKRKKG, from the coding sequence ATGCAGGTTATTCGAATCAAAGATGGCGAACGTTATGAGCCGGAAAAGGACTGGAAACGAATCAGTCTCTGCAGTCAGGCCGATATATCGATAGAGCATTTTATCAAACCGCCCAAACATCAATCGCCCGAGCACAATCATCCCAATGCGCAGGTGCTGGTTGTCCTGAAGGGGAAGATTGTAGTTACCGGGCCATCCGAAGAGTATGAACTTGGCGAGGGCGACACGATTTATATCCCCGGTGATGAGATGCATGTGGTCAAGAATCCGCTCGATGAGATTTCGATCGGTCTTGATATCTTTGTCCCCGGCCGCTCCTTCGATTTCTGGCTGAAGAGGAAGAAGGGGTAA
- a CDS encoding CusA/CzcA family heavy metal efflux RND transporter, whose amino-acid sequence MIRHLVEFTLRYRYVTLALAGLLCLVGLLALWHLPFDAFPDTTPVLVQVNVAAPGWAPEDLERLVSYPLEQVLTGLSGLTEVRSVTKYGLCQVTTIFDDGIDLYLARQQVSERLLAVDLPEGIGAPQLGPVSTGLGEVFHYIVIAQSADETTARTAQDWIVKPQLQAVPGVAEVNSWGGFVRQYMILFDPDRIAGYGLSINEVVETIRRDLGNVPGGQVVRGGEMTIIRGVGTVESIEQIKNIVLVSPEGVPVTVSNIAEVVISHEIRRGAATYNGQGEAVLGLGFLITGENPAEITERLSTRLAEVQQNLPDNIKAVPVYERTTLVSKVLRTVEHNLLYGALLVIAVLFVFLGNLRAGLIVTSAIPLSMMFAFDMMSRVGIAGSLMSLGAIDFGLAVDNAVIQVENAVRRLSHDTSGRDRLQVIRDAILEVRKPTLFGELIIIIVYLPILTLQGVEGKLFRPMALTVVFVLTGSLILSFTVLPALIGTFLTKRIREREPIFVGWLRTAYQPVLNAAIKHSKAVLATTLALVAGGILLFTQLGSEFVPRLSEGTVVINFVRLAGISIDESVKYNTIIEKNLLEKFPDEISHVWTRTGTAELSTDPMGLELSDMFISLKPRSQWTKASNQQELVAAIDGELADLPGQNRIFTQPIEMRVNEMIAGIRSDIGIKLFGDDLKILEEKAEEIAALVERIPGSSDVSVEQLTGQPQAQISVDRQRLARFGLTARDVLTAVESIGGIIVGDVFEGQKRIDLVVRIDTTLLAGPEDIDRILLRSPTGSLVGLDRVTSSTLDEGPATITREWSKRRIVIQCNVRDRDMGSFVNELRDRIETDIELPSEYFIRLGGEFENLERARVRLAIVVPIALLLIFGLLYWTYKSVRDALLIFSGIPLAALGGVVILAFRGMPFSISAGVGFIALFGIAVLNGLVLVSSIKRMRSDGMDITTAVKESALVRLRPVFMTALVAALGFVPMAISTGVGAEVQRPLATVVVGGILTSTALTLIVLPALYVTFGRRTEAEL is encoded by the coding sequence ATGATTAGACATCTTGTTGAATTCACGCTGCGGTACAGGTATGTCACCCTGGCGCTGGCCGGTTTGCTATGCCTTGTCGGCCTCCTGGCACTCTGGCATCTCCCCTTCGATGCCTTTCCGGATACAACACCGGTCCTTGTCCAGGTAAACGTCGCCGCCCCGGGCTGGGCGCCCGAGGACCTTGAACGCCTGGTCTCATATCCACTGGAGCAGGTCCTCACCGGCCTTTCCGGTTTGACGGAGGTCCGATCCGTCACCAAGTACGGGCTGTGTCAGGTCACGACGATTTTCGATGATGGGATCGATTTGTATCTGGCCCGTCAGCAGGTGAGCGAGCGCCTTCTGGCCGTCGATCTCCCCGAAGGTATCGGCGCCCCGCAGCTCGGACCGGTCTCCACCGGTTTGGGAGAAGTTTTCCATTATATAGTCATTGCGCAATCCGCCGATGAAACCACCGCCCGCACCGCCCAGGACTGGATCGTCAAACCGCAGCTTCAGGCCGTGCCGGGAGTTGCCGAGGTGAACAGCTGGGGCGGATTCGTAAGACAGTACATGATTCTTTTCGATCCGGATCGAATAGCCGGATACGGTTTATCAATCAATGAGGTCGTCGAGACCATCCGCCGCGATCTTGGTAACGTCCCCGGCGGGCAGGTTGTCCGGGGTGGAGAAATGACCATCATCCGAGGCGTGGGAACGGTAGAATCGATAGAACAGATAAAAAATATTGTCCTTGTTAGTCCCGAAGGCGTCCCTGTTACGGTCAGCAACATTGCGGAAGTGGTCATCAGTCATGAAATCCGGCGCGGTGCCGCAACGTACAATGGACAGGGTGAAGCCGTTCTGGGCCTCGGATTCCTGATCACCGGTGAAAACCCCGCGGAAATTACCGAAAGACTCTCCACCCGTCTCGCCGAAGTGCAGCAAAACTTGCCGGACAATATCAAGGCCGTCCCCGTTTATGAACGAACCACTCTGGTCAGCAAGGTGCTGAGAACCGTCGAGCATAATCTGTTGTACGGTGCTTTGCTTGTTATTGCCGTCTTATTCGTCTTCCTGGGAAATCTCCGCGCCGGACTGATCGTGACATCGGCAATTCCATTGTCAATGATGTTTGCTTTCGACATGATGTCCCGCGTGGGTATTGCAGGAAGCCTCATGAGCCTCGGCGCCATCGACTTCGGGCTGGCGGTGGATAACGCCGTCATACAGGTCGAGAATGCCGTCCGCCGGCTTTCGCATGATACATCCGGGCGCGACCGCCTTCAGGTTATTCGGGATGCCATTCTCGAAGTACGCAAACCGACCCTGTTCGGCGAATTGATCATCATCATTGTTTACCTGCCGATTTTGACACTGCAGGGCGTCGAAGGAAAACTTTTCCGTCCGATGGCCCTGACGGTTGTGTTTGTACTCACCGGGTCATTGATTCTGTCATTTACCGTCCTCCCCGCCCTCATCGGCACTTTTCTTACCAAACGAATCCGCGAACGCGAGCCGATATTTGTGGGATGGCTGAGAACAGCTTATCAACCCGTGCTCAATGCGGCGATTAAACACAGCAAAGCCGTTCTTGCAACCACTTTAGCACTCGTGGCCGGGGGTATCCTGCTCTTTACTCAACTGGGATCCGAGTTCGTACCACGGTTGAGTGAAGGAACGGTCGTGATCAATTTTGTCCGCCTCGCCGGTATATCAATCGATGAATCCGTGAAATACAATACCATCATCGAGAAAAACCTGCTGGAAAAATTTCCCGATGAAATTTCGCATGTATGGACCCGGACCGGCACCGCCGAACTGTCAACCGATCCCATGGGTCTTGAGCTTTCCGATATGTTCATCTCACTCAAACCTCGGTCGCAATGGACAAAAGCATCGAACCAGCAAGAGCTGGTCGCCGCCATTGACGGCGAACTGGCCGATCTCCCGGGCCAGAATCGGATTTTTACCCAGCCGATCGAAATGCGCGTGAATGAAATGATTGCCGGAATACGCTCCGATATCGGTATCAAGCTGTTCGGCGATGATCTGAAGATCCTCGAGGAGAAAGCGGAAGAGATCGCCGCCCTCGTCGAAAGGATACCGGGAAGTTCCGATGTATCGGTGGAACAACTGACAGGGCAGCCACAGGCGCAAATATCGGTCGACCGACAGCGCCTGGCCCGGTTCGGGCTCACGGCACGTGATGTCCTTACGGCCGTGGAAAGTATCGGCGGGATTATTGTGGGCGATGTGTTCGAGGGCCAGAAGAGAATCGACCTGGTGGTACGAATCGATACGACTCTTCTTGCCGGTCCGGAAGATATCGACCGGATACTCCTTCGATCACCCACCGGAAGCCTGGTCGGACTTGATCGGGTTACGTCGAGTACTCTCGATGAGGGACCGGCGACAATCACTCGGGAATGGAGCAAGCGGCGCATCGTGATTCAGTGCAATGTTCGTGATCGGGATATGGGATCATTCGTCAATGAACTGCGGGACCGAATCGAAACCGATATCGAACTGCCTTCGGAGTATTTCATCCGCCTCGGCGGAGAATTCGAAAATCTCGAAAGAGCGCGCGTCCGGCTTGCCATCGTCGTTCCTATCGCTCTGCTGCTGATCTTCGGATTGCTCTACTGGACGTACAAGTCCGTGCGGGATGCCTTGCTTATATTTTCGGGAATTCCGCTCGCCGCTCTTGGTGGTGTTGTCATCCTCGCGTTTCGAGGAATGCCTTTTTCGATTTCCGCCGGTGTCGGCTTCATAGCCCTTTTCGGTATTGCCGTCCTGAACGGCCTGGTGCTTGTTTCCTCCATCAAACGCATGCGATCCGACGGCATGGATATTACCACGGCCGTAAAAGAAAGCGCCCTTGTCAGACTCAGGCCGGTGTTCATGACCGCTTTGGTGGCGGCGCTTGGATTTGTCCCGATGGCGATATCGACCGGTGTCGGCGCCGAGGTTCAGCGACCTCTTGCCACCGTTGTTGTCGGCGGAATTCTGACCTCCACGGCACTTACACTGATAGTCCTGCCGGCTTTGTATGTAACATTTGGCCGCCGCACGGAGGCGGAACTATAA